One genomic window of Actinoplanes lobatus includes the following:
- a CDS encoding enoyl-CoA hydratase-related protein, which translates to MDLVRTATGAGVTTLTLDNPGNRNALSTALLRRLLGALAASAADPDSRVVVLSHTGPVFCSGVDLKETAAAQPGDKLPAEMLADVLAALWEFPKPVVARIGGPARAGGLGLIGAADIAVCARSATFAFTEVRLGVIPAVISSTVLPRLAPRAAAELYLTGDVFDGTRAAEVGLVTAAVAEEDLDAAVAAYCASLVRGGPLALAGTKQLLRRTRSESIRTDLADLAQRSAGYFKSAEGREGVAASREKRDPDWVR; encoded by the coding sequence ATGGATCTGGTCCGTACCGCCACCGGCGCCGGGGTGACCACCCTTACCCTGGACAATCCCGGAAACCGCAACGCCCTCTCCACCGCCCTGCTCCGGCGGCTGCTCGGCGCGCTGGCCGCGTCGGCTGCCGACCCGGACTCCCGGGTGGTGGTCCTGTCCCATACCGGCCCGGTGTTCTGCTCCGGCGTCGACCTCAAGGAGACCGCCGCGGCCCAGCCCGGCGACAAGCTGCCCGCCGAGATGCTCGCCGACGTGCTGGCCGCGCTCTGGGAGTTCCCCAAGCCGGTGGTGGCGCGGATCGGCGGTCCGGCCCGGGCCGGCGGCCTCGGCCTGATCGGGGCGGCCGACATCGCGGTCTGCGCCCGCTCGGCGACGTTCGCCTTCACCGAGGTACGGCTCGGGGTGATCCCCGCGGTGATCAGCTCGACCGTGCTGCCGCGCCTGGCGCCCCGGGCCGCCGCCGAGCTCTACCTCACCGGCGACGTCTTCGACGGGACCCGGGCCGCCGAGGTGGGCCTGGTCACCGCGGCGGTCGCCGAGGAGGATCTCGATGCCGCTGTCGCGGCCTACTGTGCGTCACTCGTCCGCGGCGGGCCGCTCGCGCTCGCCGGCACCAAACAACTTCTCCGGCGTACGCGGAGCGAGTCCATCCGTACCGACCTGGCCGATCTCGCACAGCGGTCGGCGGGATACTTCAAATCCGCGGAGGGCCGGGAGGGCGTGGCCGCGTCCCGGGAGAAGCGTGACCCCGACTGGGTTCGATGA
- the hemW gene encoding radical SAM family heme chaperone HemW, with the protein MAGALPDGEPVPDDGSLPDEATREVGKDGFAVYVHVPFCASRCGYCDFNTYTASELGGGASREEYADTVLAELALAARVIEPGRVDTVFVGGGTPTLLPAGDLARILEGIDRTWGLAPGAEVTTEANPESVDPAYLRELRRGGFTRISLGMQSAAENVLRVLDRRHTAGRAPRAAAEAREAGFEHVNLDLIYGTPGESPEDFAASLDAVIGAGVDHVSAYALIVEDGTRMAGRMRRGELPYPSDDVAADRYLAAEAALSQAGLTWYEVSNWAQPGGECRHNLLYWTGADWWGLGPGAHSHVGGVRWWNVKHPVTYAKRLAAGTSPGHARETLSGDDRHMEDVMLRVRLREGIPLDRVDATGAARAMADGLLEPGAYDDGRLVLTLRGRLLADAVIRDVV; encoded by the coding sequence ATGGCCGGCGCACTCCCCGATGGTGAACCCGTACCCGACGACGGGTCGCTCCCCGACGAAGCCACCCGTGAGGTCGGCAAGGACGGGTTCGCCGTCTACGTCCACGTGCCGTTCTGCGCCAGCCGCTGCGGCTACTGCGACTTCAACACGTACACGGCGAGCGAACTGGGCGGCGGGGCGAGCCGCGAGGAGTACGCCGACACCGTCCTGGCCGAGCTGGCCCTGGCCGCCCGGGTGATCGAGCCGGGCCGGGTGGACACCGTCTTCGTCGGCGGCGGCACACCCACCCTGCTGCCGGCCGGCGACCTGGCCCGGATCCTGGAGGGCATCGACCGCACCTGGGGCCTGGCCCCCGGCGCCGAGGTGACCACCGAGGCCAACCCGGAGTCGGTGGACCCGGCCTACCTCCGGGAACTCCGCCGCGGCGGCTTCACCCGGATCTCGCTGGGCATGCAGTCGGCCGCCGAGAACGTGCTGCGGGTCCTGGACCGCAGGCACACCGCCGGGCGGGCGCCGCGGGCCGCCGCCGAGGCCCGGGAGGCCGGGTTCGAGCACGTCAACCTCGACCTGATCTACGGCACGCCGGGGGAGAGCCCGGAGGACTTCGCGGCCTCGCTGGACGCCGTGATCGGCGCCGGGGTGGATCACGTCAGCGCGTACGCCCTGATCGTCGAGGACGGCACCCGGATGGCCGGCCGGATGCGCCGGGGCGAGCTGCCGTACCCCTCGGACGACGTGGCGGCCGACCGCTACCTGGCCGCCGAGGCCGCGCTGAGCCAGGCCGGTCTCACCTGGTACGAGGTGTCCAACTGGGCGCAGCCGGGCGGGGAGTGCCGGCACAACCTGCTGTACTGGACCGGCGCCGACTGGTGGGGTCTCGGGCCGGGCGCGCACAGCCACGTCGGCGGGGTCCGCTGGTGGAACGTGAAGCACCCGGTGACGTACGCGAAACGCCTGGCCGCCGGGACCTCGCCGGGACACGCCCGGGAGACGCTGAGCGGTGACGACCGGCACATGGAGGACGTCATGCTCCGGGTCCGGCTGCGCGAGGGCATCCCGCTGGACCGGGTCGACGCCACGGGAGCCGCGCGGGCCATGGCGGACGGGCTGCTCGAGCCGGGGGCGTACGACGACGGCCGCCTCGTGCTCACGCTGCGCGGCCGCCTGCTGGCCGACGCGGTCATCCGTGACGTGGTGTGA
- a CDS encoding DUF4870 domain-containing protein, producing the protein MTEQPRPPDDDPTARYQPPGGYPPPPYNPPPGYGYGYKPPSTAGDERTWILVAHFGGAAGAFFGGTFFGWIAPLVALLARGNTSPYVREEAVKALNFQLLWGIIGLVGSVLICVGVGVFIVGAAWLIATILGVVAGVKAANNEPFNYPLSARFIR; encoded by the coding sequence ATGACAGAACAGCCCCGCCCACCGGACGACGACCCGACCGCCCGCTATCAGCCGCCGGGCGGATATCCGCCGCCTCCCTACAACCCGCCTCCGGGGTACGGCTACGGCTACAAGCCGCCGTCCACCGCCGGCGACGAACGCACCTGGATCCTGGTGGCGCACTTCGGCGGGGCGGCCGGCGCGTTCTTCGGCGGCACGTTCTTCGGCTGGATCGCGCCGCTGGTCGCCCTGCTGGCTCGCGGGAACACCTCACCGTACGTGCGGGAGGAGGCCGTCAAGGCGCTCAACTTCCAGCTGCTCTGGGGCATCATCGGCCTGGTCGGCAGCGTGCTCATCTGCGTCGGGGTGGGCGTCTTCATCGTCGGCGCGGCCTGGCTCATCGCCACCATCCTGGGTGTCGTCGCCGGTGTGAAGGCGGCCAACAACGAGCCGTTCAACTATCCGCTGAGCGCGCGCTTCATCAGGTGA
- the hrcA gene encoding heat-inducible transcriptional repressor HrcA, translated as MSLDDRKLEVLRAIVEDYVDTQEPVGSKALVDRHKLGVSPATVRNDMAVLEEEGYIRQPHTSAGRVPTDAGYRLFVDRLTRIKPLSPAERRAIERFMVGAVDLDDVVHRTVRLLAQLTRQVAVVQYPSLSRSSVRHLELVPISTTRLMLVMITDTGRVEQRLVEMPGPVHDGDVWDLRRRVNEKLSGQRLADTPPLVQRLVDECDDPERRATMACLASVLLETLVERSEERLALAGTANLTRGGVLDFQGTLRPVLEALEEEVILLKLIGDLEPRTTRVRIGDENEIDNLRSASVVSSGYGPGTTIVGGLGVLGPTRMDYPGTIATVRAVARYVGDLLAQN; from the coding sequence ATGAGTCTGGATGACCGCAAGCTCGAGGTGCTCCGGGCGATCGTCGAGGACTACGTCGACACCCAGGAGCCGGTCGGCAGCAAGGCCCTGGTGGACCGGCACAAGCTCGGCGTCTCTCCGGCCACCGTGCGTAACGACATGGCGGTGCTGGAGGAGGAGGGCTACATCCGGCAGCCGCACACCAGCGCCGGGCGCGTCCCCACCGACGCCGGCTACCGGCTCTTCGTCGACCGGCTCACCCGGATCAAGCCGCTCAGCCCGGCCGAGCGCCGCGCGATCGAGCGCTTCATGGTCGGCGCCGTCGACCTGGACGACGTGGTGCACCGCACGGTCCGCCTGCTGGCCCAGCTCACCCGCCAGGTCGCCGTCGTCCAGTACCCGAGCCTCTCCCGTTCCTCGGTGCGCCATCTGGAGCTTGTGCCGATCTCCACCACCCGCCTGATGCTCGTGATGATCACCGACACCGGCCGGGTCGAGCAGCGCCTCGTCGAGATGCCCGGCCCGGTGCACGACGGCGACGTGTGGGACCTGCGCCGTCGCGTCAACGAGAAACTCTCCGGTCAGCGGCTCGCCGACACCCCGCCCCTGGTGCAGCGGCTGGTCGACGAGTGTGACGATCCCGAGCGACGGGCCACGATGGCGTGCCTCGCGTCGGTACTCTTGGAGACCCTCGTCGAGCGGAGTGAGGAGCGCCTCGCCCTCGCCGGGACGGCCAACTTGACACGTGGCGGTGTGCTGGACTTCCAGGGCACGCTACGGCCCGTCCTCGAGGCTCTCGAGGAGGAGGTGATCCTGCTGAAGCTCATCGGCGACCTGGAGCCCCGGACCACCCGGGTCCGGATCGGTGACGAGAACGAGATCGACAACCTGCGGTCGGCGTCCGTGGTGAGCAGCGGTTACGGACCGGGCACCACGATCGTTGGTGGGCTCGGCGTGCTGGGGCCCACCCGGATGGACTACCCCGGCACTATCGCTACCGTTCGTGCAGTGGCACGCTACGTTGGCGACCTGTTGGCACAGAATTGA
- the dnaJ gene encoding molecular chaperone DnaJ: protein MAKDYYGILGVSREATDDEIKRAYRKLARQYHPDVNPDPEAHDKFKEINAAYEVLSDDQKRQIVDLGGDPLAPGGGMPGGAGGAGPFVGFQDIMDAFFGTAAGGGSRGPRPRTRPGADAILRLELDLVETAFGVEAPITVDTAVLCTQCSGAGTAPGTHLATCDVCAGRGEVQSVQRTFLGQVVSARPCQNCQGHGTVIPSPCPTCAGDGRIRTRRSLTVKIPAGVEDGMRIRLAQQGEVGPGGGTAGDLYVEIHERPHDVYSRKGDDLHCRVTLPMTAAALGTRMTIKTLDGEENIEVKPGTQPASTLRIRGKGVPHLRGQGRGELFVHLDVKTPTKLTADQERMLREFAKTRGEDVAELSKQGGFFSRMRDAFNGH, encoded by the coding sequence GTGGCCAAGGACTATTACGGAATTCTCGGTGTGAGCCGGGAGGCAACCGACGACGAGATCAAGCGCGCCTACCGCAAACTCGCTCGGCAGTACCACCCGGACGTCAACCCGGATCCGGAAGCGCACGACAAGTTCAAAGAGATCAACGCGGCGTACGAGGTCCTCTCCGACGACCAGAAGCGCCAGATCGTCGATCTCGGCGGTGACCCGCTCGCGCCCGGTGGCGGCATGCCCGGCGGCGCCGGCGGCGCCGGCCCGTTCGTCGGCTTCCAGGACATCATGGACGCCTTCTTCGGCACGGCCGCCGGTGGCGGCTCCCGGGGCCCGCGCCCGCGCACCCGTCCCGGCGCCGACGCCATCCTGCGTCTCGAGCTGGACCTGGTGGAGACCGCCTTCGGGGTGGAGGCGCCGATCACCGTCGACACCGCGGTGCTCTGCACCCAGTGCTCCGGCGCCGGCACCGCGCCCGGCACCCACCTGGCCACCTGCGACGTCTGCGCGGGCCGCGGCGAGGTCCAGTCGGTGCAGCGCACCTTCCTCGGCCAGGTCGTCTCGGCGCGCCCCTGCCAGAACTGCCAGGGCCACGGCACGGTCATCCCGAGCCCCTGCCCGACCTGCGCCGGCGACGGCCGGATAAGGACACGCCGCTCGCTCACCGTCAAGATCCCGGCGGGCGTCGAGGACGGCATGCGGATCCGCCTGGCCCAGCAGGGCGAGGTCGGCCCCGGCGGCGGCACCGCCGGCGATCTCTACGTGGAGATCCACGAGCGGCCGCACGACGTCTACTCGCGCAAGGGCGACGACCTGCACTGCCGGGTCACCCTGCCGATGACCGCGGCCGCGCTCGGCACCCGGATGACCATCAAGACCCTCGACGGCGAAGAGAACATCGAGGTCAAACCGGGCACCCAGCCAGCCAGCACGCTGCGTATCCGCGGCAAGGGCGTCCCGCACCTGCGCGGCCAGGGCCGCGGTGAGCTCTTCGTGCACCTCGACGTCAAGACGCCGACCAAGCTCACCGCCGACCAGGAGCGCATGCTGCGCGAATTCGCCAAGACCCGCGGCGAGGACGTGGCCGAGCTCTCCAAGCAGGGCGGCTTCTTCAGCCGGATGCGCGACGCCTTCAACGGCCACTGA
- a CDS encoding 16S rRNA (uracil(1498)-N(3))-methyltransferase: MSAPLFLVDSLPAGSSYTLDGPEGHHAATVQRLRVGEALILADGRGGTARAEVTAVGRGSVEVMVSAVGQEPAADPRLVVVQGIAKGDRGELAVQAMTEVGVDEILPWAASRSVAQWRGDRGVKARDKWTATAREAAKQARRSWLPVVTGDPDCSTKRVADRIAGAAAAFVLHEEATERLSTAALPEQGDIVLVVGPEGGISDAELETFREAGATPVRLGTAVLRTSTAGVAALAVLNSRLTRW; encoded by the coding sequence ATGTCCGCGCCGCTGTTCCTGGTCGATAGCCTGCCCGCCGGATCGTCGTACACGCTGGACGGTCCGGAGGGGCATCATGCCGCCACCGTGCAGCGGCTTCGGGTCGGTGAGGCGCTGATCCTCGCCGACGGGCGCGGCGGCACCGCCCGGGCCGAGGTCACCGCGGTCGGGCGGGGCAGCGTCGAGGTGATGGTCAGCGCGGTCGGCCAGGAGCCGGCCGCCGACCCGAGGCTGGTCGTCGTGCAGGGCATCGCCAAGGGTGACCGGGGCGAACTGGCCGTGCAGGCGATGACCGAGGTCGGGGTGGACGAGATCCTGCCCTGGGCGGCGTCCCGGTCGGTGGCCCAGTGGCGCGGCGACCGTGGTGTCAAGGCTCGCGACAAGTGGACGGCCACCGCCCGGGAGGCCGCCAAGCAGGCCCGCCGCTCCTGGCTGCCGGTGGTGACGGGCGACCCCGACTGCTCCACCAAGCGGGTGGCGGACCGGATCGCCGGGGCGGCGGCCGCTTTCGTGCTGCATGAGGAGGCCACCGAGCGCCTCTCCACCGCCGCTCTGCCGGAGCAGGGCGACATCGTCCTGGTGGTCGGCCCCGAGGGCGGCATCAGTGACGCCGAACTGGAGACCTTCCGCGAGGCGGGCGCTACCCCGGTCCGCCTGGGCACCGCCGTCCTGCGCACCTCCACCGCGGGCGTGGCCGCCCTCGCCGTCCTGAACAGCCGCCTGACCCGCTGGTAA
- a CDS encoding beta-glucosidase: MTDLDDLLGRLTLEEKVSLLTGQDFWSLPAVPHIGLRSLVMSDGPVGVRGTGYTPEDPSVALPSPTALAATWDTAVAERAGRLLGQEARRKGVHVLLGPTVNMHRTPLNGRHFECYSEDPLLTGEIAAGFVAGVQAHSVGTTVKHLVGNDFETDRMTVDVQIPERALREIYLAPFERVAAAGGWGVMSAYNGVNGTPMAANGRLQDEILKREWGFDGVVVSDWRAARDTVAAALGGLDIAMPAMDNPWGPALVEAVRSGAVPEEVIDDKVRRVLRLAARTGALDGHTRPAPPPEEDGDAVAHEVAVRSFVLARNERAALPLRAADLTRVAVIGALATDARVLGGGSAQVTPRHVISPLDGLRAALPGVDVAHAVGADPRPFLPPAQGPDWAPFTFSAEGHDFGVETATIRWLGDPPGGLPVAAITTLELRTEITPAAGGEHVLAVSGFGAFQLVVGGETRYEGSLHPPGTGRADLLLHPREQRFTVKLEAGVPVPVLLRQTFEPGMAHSVSTTLGHRAPGPDDDGLIAEAVDLAARSDVAVVVVGTTEQVESEGFDRVSLALPGRQDELVSRVAAANPRTIVVVNAGSPVLLPWSEEAAAVLLTWFPGQEAGAALADVLLGVAEPGGRLPTTWPRREEDCPVLEVRPSDGTLAYGEDIRIGYRGWSARPLFAFGSGQGYTTWAYGEIALEVTGARVTLTNTGDRPGREVVQLYLSANQPGPVDRPERWLAGFATASAAPGETVTVRIPLPERAFQVWDGGWRTVPGDYTVTAAHALDDPRLTAGITVD; the protein is encoded by the coding sequence ATGACCGATCTCGACGACCTTCTCGGCCGGCTCACGCTGGAGGAGAAGGTGTCCCTGCTGACCGGACAGGACTTCTGGTCGCTGCCGGCCGTACCCCACATCGGGCTGCGGTCGCTGGTCATGTCGGACGGCCCGGTCGGCGTCCGGGGCACCGGCTACACCCCCGAGGACCCGTCCGTGGCCCTGCCCAGCCCCACCGCGCTCGCCGCCACCTGGGACACCGCGGTCGCCGAACGGGCCGGCCGGCTGCTCGGCCAGGAGGCCCGGCGCAAAGGCGTGCACGTGCTGCTCGGCCCGACCGTCAACATGCACCGCACCCCGCTGAACGGCCGCCACTTCGAGTGCTACTCCGAAGATCCGCTGCTGACCGGGGAGATCGCGGCCGGGTTCGTGGCCGGGGTGCAGGCGCACTCGGTCGGCACCACGGTCAAGCATCTGGTCGGCAACGACTTCGAGACCGACCGGATGACCGTGGACGTCCAGATCCCGGAGCGGGCGCTGCGGGAGATCTACCTGGCCCCGTTCGAGCGGGTGGCGGCGGCCGGCGGGTGGGGCGTGATGAGCGCGTACAACGGGGTCAACGGCACGCCGATGGCCGCCAACGGGCGCCTCCAGGACGAGATCCTCAAACGGGAGTGGGGCTTCGACGGGGTGGTCGTCTCGGACTGGCGGGCCGCCCGGGACACCGTGGCGGCCGCGCTCGGCGGACTCGACATCGCGATGCCGGCCATGGACAACCCGTGGGGTCCGGCGCTGGTCGAGGCGGTCCGCTCCGGAGCCGTACCGGAGGAGGTCATCGACGACAAGGTGCGCCGGGTGCTGCGGCTCGCCGCCCGTACCGGGGCCCTGGACGGGCACACCCGGCCCGCGCCGCCGCCGGAGGAGGACGGCGACGCGGTGGCACACGAGGTGGCGGTCCGGTCGTTCGTCCTGGCCCGCAACGAGCGCGCCGCCCTGCCGCTGCGGGCCGCCGACCTCACCCGGGTCGCGGTGATCGGCGCGCTGGCCACCGACGCGCGGGTGCTCGGCGGCGGCAGCGCCCAGGTCACCCCGCGGCACGTGATCTCCCCGCTGGACGGGTTGCGCGCGGCGCTGCCCGGAGTCGACGTGGCCCACGCGGTCGGCGCCGACCCGCGCCCGTTCCTGCCGCCCGCCCAGGGCCCGGACTGGGCGCCGTTCACCTTCTCCGCCGAGGGGCACGACTTCGGAGTGGAGACGGCCACCATCCGCTGGCTCGGCGACCCGCCCGGCGGCCTGCCGGTGGCCGCGATCACCACCCTCGAACTGCGTACCGAGATCACCCCGGCGGCCGGTGGCGAACACGTGCTGGCGGTCTCCGGGTTCGGCGCGTTCCAGCTGGTCGTCGGCGGCGAGACGCGCTACGAGGGCTCCCTGCACCCGCCCGGCACCGGCCGCGCCGACCTGCTGCTGCACCCGCGCGAGCAACGGTTCACCGTGAAGCTGGAGGCCGGCGTACCGGTTCCGGTGCTGCTGCGGCAGACCTTCGAACCGGGCATGGCCCACTCGGTCTCCACCACGCTCGGCCACCGGGCGCCCGGCCCGGACGACGACGGCCTGATCGCCGAGGCGGTCGACCTGGCCGCCCGCTCGGACGTGGCGGTCGTCGTGGTCGGCACCACCGAACAGGTCGAGTCGGAAGGCTTCGACCGCGTCTCGCTGGCCCTGCCCGGCCGCCAGGACGAGCTGGTGTCCCGGGTGGCCGCGGCCAACCCGCGCACGATCGTGGTGGTGAACGCCGGCTCGCCGGTGCTGCTGCCCTGGTCCGAGGAGGCGGCCGCGGTGCTGCTCACCTGGTTCCCCGGGCAGGAGGCCGGCGCCGCGCTGGCCGACGTGCTGCTCGGCGTCGCGGAGCCGGGCGGCCGCCTGCCCACCACCTGGCCGCGCCGGGAGGAGGACTGCCCGGTCCTGGAGGTGCGCCCGTCGGACGGCACGCTCGCCTACGGCGAGGACATCCGGATCGGCTACCGCGGCTGGTCGGCCCGCCCGCTCTTCGCGTTCGGTTCCGGTCAGGGCTACACCACCTGGGCGTACGGGGAGATCGCGCTCGAAGTCACCGGAGCACGGGTGACGCTCACCAACACCGGCGACCGCCCCGGCCGGGAGGTCGTGCAGCTGTACCTGTCGGCGAACCAGCCCGGCCCGGTGGACCGCCCGGAGCGGTGGCTCGCCGGTTTCGCCACCGCCTCGGCCGCCCCCGGAGAGACGGTGACCGTGAGGATCCCGCTGCCCGAACGCGCCTTCCAGGTGTGGGACGGCGGCTGGCGCACCGTTCCCGGCGACTACACGGTGACCGCCGCACACGCCCTCGACGACCCCCGCCTGACCGCCGGGATCACTGTCGACTGA
- a CDS encoding HIT domain-containing protein, which translates to MENTCLFCRILSGEIPATVVHRTETTLAFRDIDPKAPSHVLVIPVAHHANVIELAADPAAAADVLATAAKVAELEGLTDGFRVIFNTGEHGGQEVHHVHAHVVGGAPLGPMLARL; encoded by the coding sequence GTGGAAAACACCTGCCTGTTCTGCCGCATCCTGAGTGGCGAGATCCCCGCCACCGTCGTGCACCGGACCGAGACCACCCTCGCCTTCCGGGACATCGACCCGAAGGCGCCCAGCCACGTCCTGGTCATCCCGGTCGCCCACCACGCGAACGTGATCGAGCTGGCCGCCGACCCGGCCGCGGCCGCCGACGTGCTGGCCACCGCGGCCAAGGTCGCCGAGCTGGAGGGCCTGACCGACGGCTTCCGGGTCATCTTCAACACCGGGGAGCACGGCGGTCAGGAGGTCCACCACGTGCACGCGCACGTCGTCGGCGGTGCCCCGCTCGGACCGATGCTGGCCCGGCTATGA
- a CDS encoding serine hydrolase domain-containing protein, whose amino-acid sequence MSAPSPRYERAARRAQADGRIPALSVALHRADREPWVFTVGDSGNPDHPLGPGTRFRIGSVTKTFTAVLVMQARDEGLVDLDAPIAEYLDVPAHGDATVRRLLSHTAGFQREPYGDVWDTLISPDAGRMLAELDRAERVLPNARRFHYSNLGLAVLGQMVARLRGGTWAEILTERVLTPLGLEHTTAGRPSDAAVGYLVDAYSDAARPEPPVDVGGVAPAAQLWSTATDMAKWAAFLASPELADPDGRVLAADTVDEMRWPLTTTDESLWAAGFGLGLILVPEGKRVMHVGHDGAMPGFLAGVYGRRGGDGNPGGLGCAVLGSSGTAGQTNELVHDLLRLAAELDPAEIRPWRAAPPAPPAYRPVLGRWWSEGMEFVFAWHDGRLQARAAEAPAGRPPAIFEPLPDRPGVLRTVSGREAGELLRLTRDDSGAVVRMHWATYRLTRLQEGFDSGLASDGPETTNRR is encoded by the coding sequence ATGAGCGCGCCCAGTCCTCGTTACGAGCGCGCCGCCCGCCGGGCCCAGGCCGACGGCCGGATACCCGCGCTCTCGGTGGCGCTGCACCGCGCCGACCGGGAGCCGTGGGTCTTCACCGTCGGCGACTCCGGCAACCCGGACCACCCCCTCGGGCCGGGCACCCGCTTCCGGATCGGGTCGGTCACCAAGACCTTCACGGCGGTGCTGGTCATGCAGGCCCGCGACGAGGGCCTGGTCGACCTGGACGCGCCGATCGCCGAGTACCTCGACGTGCCGGCGCACGGCGACGCCACGGTCCGCCGGCTGCTCTCGCACACCGCCGGGTTCCAGCGGGAACCGTACGGCGACGTCTGGGACACCCTGATCTCCCCCGACGCCGGCCGGATGCTCGCCGAACTGGACCGGGCCGAGCGGGTCCTGCCCAACGCCCGGCGGTTCCACTACTCCAACCTCGGCCTGGCGGTGCTCGGCCAGATGGTCGCCCGCCTGCGCGGCGGCACCTGGGCCGAGATCCTCACCGAGCGTGTCCTCACCCCGCTCGGCCTGGAGCACACCACGGCCGGCCGGCCGTCGGACGCGGCCGTCGGCTACCTGGTCGACGCGTACTCCGACGCGGCCCGCCCGGAGCCGCCGGTCGACGTCGGCGGCGTCGCCCCGGCCGCCCAGCTCTGGAGCACCGCGACCGACATGGCGAAGTGGGCCGCCTTCCTGGCCAGCCCGGAGCTCGCCGACCCGGACGGCCGGGTGCTCGCCGCGGACACCGTCGACGAGATGCGCTGGCCGCTCACCACCACCGACGAGAGCCTCTGGGCGGCCGGGTTCGGGCTCGGCCTGATCCTGGTCCCGGAGGGCAAGCGGGTCATGCACGTGGGCCATGACGGCGCCATGCCCGGCTTCCTGGCCGGTGTCTACGGCCGGCGGGGCGGCGACGGCAACCCGGGCGGGCTCGGCTGTGCGGTGCTCGGCTCGTCCGGCACCGCGGGGCAGACCAACGAGCTGGTCCACGACCTGTTGCGGCTCGCCGCCGAGCTGGACCCGGCGGAGATCCGGCCGTGGCGGGCCGCGCCGCCCGCGCCGCCCGCGTACCGGCCGGTGCTCGGCCGCTGGTGGAGCGAGGGCATGGAGTTCGTCTTCGCCTGGCACGACGGCCGGCTCCAGGCGCGGGCCGCCGAGGCGCCGGCCGGGCGTCCGCCGGCGATCTTCGAGCCGCTGCCGGACCGGCCCGGCGTGCTGCGTACCGTCTCCGGGCGGGAGGCCGGCGAGCTGCTGCGGCTCACCCGCGACGACAGCGGGGCGGTGGTCCGGATGCACTGGGCGACCTACCGGCTCACCCGCCTTCAGGAGGGCTTCGACTCCGGCCTGGCGAGCGACGGGCCGGAAACCACCAACCGGCGATAA
- a CDS encoding PhoH family protein, which produces MTGTPNESSTGSTSPVRAQTKISVSDPKIMVNLLGAKDEILRLIERNLDSDVHVRGNEITITGDPAENAAAERLFSELIELIEKGETLSVDAVRRTLRMLEENTSERPAEVLTLNILSRRGRTIRPKTLGQKKYVDAIDQNTIVFGIGPAGTGKTYLAMAKAVQALQAKQINRIILTRPAVEAGERLGFLPGTLTEKIDPYLRPLYDALHDMLDPESIPRLMAAGTIEVAPLAYMRGRTLNDAFIILDEAQNTTPEQMKMFLTRLGFGAKIVVTGDVTQIDLPGGTTSGLKIVREILRDVEDVHFAELSSSDVVRHRLVAEIVDAYARYDAVQEQQSAQSVHAVPGRAASGGRAPGRRR; this is translated from the coding sequence ATGACCGGTACGCCGAACGAATCCAGCACTGGCTCGACCAGCCCGGTGCGGGCGCAGACCAAGATCTCGGTGAGCGATCCGAAGATCATGGTGAACCTGCTCGGCGCCAAGGACGAGATCCTCCGGCTCATCGAGCGCAACCTCGACAGTGACGTGCACGTCCGTGGCAACGAGATCACCATCACCGGCGATCCGGCGGAGAACGCGGCGGCCGAGCGCCTCTTCTCCGAGCTGATCGAGTTGATCGAGAAGGGTGAGACGCTCAGCGTCGACGCCGTCCGCCGCACCCTGCGGATGCTCGAGGAGAACACCTCCGAGCGCCCCGCCGAGGTGCTCACCCTCAACATCCTGTCCCGCCGCGGGCGCACCATCCGGCCCAAGACGCTGGGCCAGAAGAAGTATGTCGACGCCATCGACCAGAACACCATCGTCTTCGGCATCGGCCCCGCCGGCACCGGTAAGACGTATCTGGCCATGGCCAAGGCGGTGCAGGCCCTCCAGGCCAAGCAGATCAACCGGATCATCCTGACCCGGCCGGCGGTCGAGGCGGGGGAGCGGCTCGGCTTCCTGCCCGGCACGCTGACCGAGAAGATCGACCCGTACCTGCGGCCGCTCTACGACGCGCTGCACGACATGCTCGACCCGGAGTCCATCCCGCGCCTGATGGCCGCCGGGACGATCGAGGTCGCGCCGCTGGCGTACATGCGTGGCCGCACGCTCAACGACGCGTTCATCATTCTGGACGAGGCGCAGAACACCACGCCCGAGCAGATGAAGATGTTCCTGACCCGGCTCGGGTTCGGGGCGAAGATCGTGGTGACCGGTGACGTCACCCAGATCGACCTGCCCGGCGGGACGACCAGTGGCCTCAAGATCGTGCGGGAGATCCTGCGCGACGTGGAGGACGTGCACTTCGCCGAGCTGTCCAGCTCCGACGTGGTGCGGCACCGGCTGGTCGCCGAGATCGTCGACGCGTACGCGCGCTACGACGCCGTCCAGGAACAACAGTCGGCACAATCCGTCCACGCCGTGCCGGGCCGGGCCGCCAGCGGTGGCCGGGCACCGGGCCGCCGGCGCTGA